One Vigna unguiculata cultivar IT97K-499-35 chromosome 7, ASM411807v1, whole genome shotgun sequence genomic region harbors:
- the LOC114189526 gene encoding protein fluG-like, which produces MHFSFSFQLPILFTISSLAILSNPRVTAIEDLNLVEREGMDLSELRKTVEEMEVVDGHSHNIVAFYSNSISSGFVQAFTVGASADPDAAAFAQTTLSFKRGLRDVAELYGTEVSLQSVEEYRKVSGIESITSTCLKTAKFSAILIDDGIEMDKRNEIQWLKNFTPLVGRILRTERVAEQILEQGLSNGSSWTIDSFTEAYVSKLRSVAKEIYALKSIVAYYGGLEINLKVTKTEAEESLRQVLINATKPIYLLFHRNLVDYLFLQSLEIALSYDLPMQIHTGFGDRLLDLRKSNPLHFRSVLEDKRYSKCRFVFLHASHPFSKEASYLASVYSQVYLDFGLAIPKLSMHGMISAVKDLLTLAPINKVMFSTDAYTFPETFYLGAKNSREVVFSVLRDACNDGELLISEAVEAAKDILARNAIRFYKINSTNITVP; this is translated from the exons ATGcacttctccttctccttccaATTACCAATACTCTTTACAATTTCAAGTCTTGCCATTCTCTCCAACCCTCGGGTGACCGCCATTGAAGATCTCAAct TGGTAGAGAGAGAGGGAATGGATCTGAGCGAATTGAGAAAAACAGTGGAGGAGATGGAAGTGGTGGATGGTCACTCACACAACATAGTTGCCTTTTACTCAAACTCCATCTCCAGCGGTTTTGTCCAGGCCTTCACTGTGGGAGCCTCTGCTGATCCTGATGCCGCTGCTTTTGCTCAAACTACTCTGTCATTCAAG AGAGGTTTAAGAGATGTTGCTGAGCTGTACGGAACGGAGGTATCTTTGCAAAGCGTAGAAGAATACCGCAAGGTGTCTGGAATAGAATCCATCACCTCAACATGCTTAAAAACTGCAAAATTCTCTGCCATACTAATAGATGATGGCATAGAAATGGACAAAAGGAATGAAATACAATGGCTCAAGAATTTTACACCTTTGGTCGGCAGAATCTTAAGAACCGAGCGAGTGGCCGAGCAAATCCTTGAACAA GGTTTGTCTAATGGATCTTCATGGACAATCGATTCATTTACCGAAGCATATGTCTCAAAGTTGAGATC AGTTGCTAAAGAGATATATGCCTTGAAAAGCATAGTTGCATATTACGGTGGCttagaaatcaatttaaaagTAACTAAAACGGAAGCTGAAGAGAGTCTGAGACAGGTGTTAATAAACG CTACGAAGCCTATCTATTTACTGTTTCACAGAAATCTTGTGGACTATCTCTTCTTGCAAAGTTTGGAAATTGCTCTATCTTACGACTTGCCAATGCAGATACACACAGG GTTTGGGGATAGGCTTTTGGATTTGAGGAAGTCCAATCCTCTTCATTTCCGTTCAGTTCTTGAGGACAAGAGATATTCAAAGTGTCGATTTGTTTTCTTACATGCCTCCCATCCATTCTCAAAGGAAGCATCATATCTAGCTTCTGTTTACTCCCAG GTTTACCTTGATTTTGGGTTGGCAATTCCAAAGCTTAGTATGCATGGGATGATTTCAGCAGTTAAAGATCTATTAACTCTGGCTCCAATAAATAAG GTGATGTTCAGCACTGACGCCTATACATTTCCTGAAACCTTCTACTTAG GTGCAAAGAATTCTCGCGAAGTTGTTTTCTCTGTTCTACGCGATGCATGCAACGATGGTGAGCTTCTAATTTCGGAGGCTGTGGAAGCTGCAAAAGACATACTTGCTCGAAATGCAATCCGCTTCTATAAGATTAATTCAACCAACATCACTGTTCCTTAG